From Rutidosis leptorrhynchoides isolate AG116_Rl617_1_P2 chromosome 3, CSIRO_AGI_Rlap_v1, whole genome shotgun sequence, a single genomic window includes:
- the LOC139899090 gene encoding pathogenesis-related genes transcriptional activator PTI6-like: MVIKNLSSVQPAVKFSEHVVTTSKEFSSPTTTSFHRKVIRIMMTDPYATDSDDEHDEKIVIKRVKRHVFEINVNSPSVVVKSPSISGKQKEQQKRLSHVRSTGSTVGKKYRGVRRRPWGRWAAEIRDPTRRKRLWLGTFDTPEEAATVYDNAAVMLKGDNAVTNFPTKTVIKPFTSEGRVNDVVLSPTSVLPFDDVFDGFGYGDVDAFGFDIDLPSNLSGFGTPSSFYDVEFGDFDIDDFLVDVC; the protein is encoded by the coding sequence ATGGTGATTAAAAACCTATCGTCCGTACAACCAGCGGTTAAGTTTTCAGAGCACGTGGTGACGACGAGCAAGGAGTTTTCGTCACCAACAACGACATCGTTTCACCGGAAAGTTATTCGGATCATGATGACTGATCCGTACGCTACCGATTCAGATGATGAGCATGATGAAAAAATAGTGATCAAAAGAGTGAAAAGGCACGTGTTTGAAATCAACGTTAACTCGCCGTCTGTTGTCGTTAAGTCTCCGTCTATCTCTGGTAAGCAGAAGGAACAACAGAAGAGGCTTAGTCACGTGAGGAGCACGGGATCAACGGTAGGGAAGAAATACAGGGGTGTACGAAGACGCCCGTGGGGACGTTGGGCGGCTGagatccgagacccgacccgaagaaAGCGGCTCTGGTTAGGGACGTTTGATACACCTGAAGAAGCCGCAACGGTTTACGATAACGCTGCCGTTATGTTGAAAGGTGATAACGCCGTTACGAATTTTCCAACGAAGACCGTTATTAAACCATTTACGAGTGAAGGGAGAGTAAACGACGTCGTTTTATCTCCGACTTCTGTTCTTCCGTTTGATGATGTGTTTGACGGGTTTGGGTATGGTGACGTGGACGCTTTCGGGTTTGATATTGATCTGCCGAGTAATTTATCGGGTTTTGGAACTCCGTCGAGTTTTTATGACGTGGAATTTGGCGATTTTGATATCGATGATTTCCTCGTTGACGTATGttga